The Erigeron canadensis isolate Cc75 chromosome 1, C_canadensis_v1, whole genome shotgun sequence genome segment TAACTATTGACATGCTGAGCATGGATAATTtcttaaagaaaataaagaaggcTGCACATGAATATGCACCCAAGTCAATATGTTAGATCTTATTGACATGATCCCTTTCAGAAGATCCATTAGCTGTTAAATATGGCAGTAACAGCTGCTTATATTATCTGCTATACTCTTCTTTTAATCTGTTAGCAAATTGAGAAAGATGTGCCAAATTTTACTAAGAATGTTTAGATCTGGGTTATGTATAGATTTGGGTTATGATTTATCACTAATGGGTCAAATAGGTCCAacatgttaaatatgaatacacTTTGGGCAATTTTCAAATTGCCCAAAgtgtattcatatttaacatgtTAACAATTTATAAGAAAGTTTGGTTATCAGGCCAACTTTTTTACCGACTCATTCGACCTGTACAATtagttacccaacccacccgtTTTTCCACCTTTATTGAAGATCGCCTATGTTGTTTTAATCATTCTTTCTTGCCTTGTGtgatcaaaaaaattttttaatcgAATTTCTCATGCTTAGGTTAAGCTTATGGTACATCAGGTAATCTGGTAATACTCTTTAAACTGTACTCCTCTCTAATTTGCAGGTGACTGTTCTCAGAACATCTGGAATTTCTGGTTCATTTATCAATCACAGAGCATCAGTTAGTGAGAGATGCATAGGCCTCTATCTCGTTTGTTGTCTTCAAAAACGTTGTTCATATAAGTCACTTTTTTATCCCTCCAATTACTGTTTCCGTTTGTTCTTCCAACGTTGGTTTGGTTGAATTTTGCTGTCTGCTTGTCAACTGAATGATAGCAGAAAAATATCATGTTAGAACTTAGTATTTTGATTGAACTTGTAGTGTAGTTGTTTTCACACAGACGAAAATGCCACTCTTGAACTTGTTTCTGTAATGCCCCTGggattatttatttgaaataaaaataacctTGAAGATGGTAGAAAGTAAAATTTACAGCGGAAGAAAATGACTATGGTTCTTGGTTAATTAAGCCAAATTCCCAGGATAAATCTGTTTACTTGAACTTGAATATTTATGATTACATCTATCATAACCATGaagttatcatttttttaacagattattggatatatttttatttagaaaTAATCGATAAAAGTTTACGAGTAGATATGACAATGGATAAGATCCGGTGAAGCCAAATCTATGTATGCTTAACTTATGAAATGATGGATAGTTTGTGATTATACAGCCACAACAATAGTAATCCTACTTAAatactgattttttttttcaaatttacttTATGACAGATGTATGATCCCCTCAAATCAAGCTATATATTCCTTGGATATACtacattgaaaaatataacGATGTCTGAAGCTATAAAGATCTATGACTGTTTCCAAATTTAAGTCCATTTTCGAACATTACTGACATAATAAAGAGATAAATGCATGAAAATATATCAAACTCTGGTAAATGTTCTGAAAACATCAATGTTTGGAAATATAATTCTTGATTCAGCAGACTCAAAGTTGTAACGTAGGAGTATTTTGCATCTGAAGTGGTTAAACCAACACTGAACCAATACCATACACTTTGGTTCATGGTTCCATTTTGTTAAAACTTTTGGATTTAATCCAGTTGTTGTGACCATCATACATTCCGATTGAACCAACACTAATGGGCTGTTTGTTTCCCTTCTAGAGATCTTCTAAAAATCAGTATATAATGGGCTGTTTGTTTGCTCTCCTACTGCTTTAATCACTTATTTTAGTGTGGTATCTCAAATGCCTTCCAAATATGTAttgatgataaaataaaaaataaaaaaaaggcatTACAATACAAAGGCTAGTAGGAGCAAAAAGTTTGTGTCGCTACCCCcttttatatacaaatatacaatgtaCTGATGTAGGGGTGTGCTCCAAAAAACTTGGCCTAACCGGGCCACAATAGCAACTGGTTTGGCCAGGTCAGAAACCAAACTACCGGCCGCCTGGCTTAGAAtacacaaaacaaattaaacttaCAGTTTGATATTGTATCACACTATCACTATATGTGGGCTGTGGCCAAATTCGATTCTGGCCTGGAGTTACAATTTTCTTGCCTTGCAGTTtgatattgtatgtatatgtttgtatCAAGTAATGGCGAACCTTTCTTTTACAGTATATGATAGAAGTTGTAATGTTTTCAGATTTTCTGACTCAAAACcaacaaaaccaaaaccattgctTAAAAAGAAAAGCTAAAAGTAGAACTGATTCATGCTTTTCTCACTTAAGAAACTCATAATACATATTTCTCATTGATAGCCCCAAAATAGAAAAGGAGGAGaaaaaacaacacaaaaaatACTTCTATACCAATTGCCACTAGTCCACCactgaaagaaaaagaaaacacatCTATTAACATTTAAACATTAGCCTTTGGTGGTTGAGGTTTTCCGCCACCATTAACAACCATTCTGCCACAGTCGTCCGGCGACTTCCTCTTAGGCTTAGCTTCTTGCAACATTGTCACGACATCTCTCATTGAAGGTCGGTCAGCCGGGTTCCTACTTGTACATAACATTGCTATTTTCAGTATGCACAACATTTCTTCCTTGACCAAATTACATGAACCACCTGCATTATTATCTAGTACTTCGTTTGTACCATCTTTGCTCTTGATTCTTGACCTTACCCAATCCACAATGCTATTTCCTTCCCCAAATTCCGAATCCACTGATCTCTTTCCGCTTATGAGTTCCATTAACAACACGCCGAAACTATATATGTCGCTTTTTTCATCCACTTGTAGAGTGTATGCATATTCTGCACAATAGAAATGTACTATTAATTAACTTCAACTAAATCAAAAGTCAGACTTATATGAACCtatccaaatatatataaaacaaccTAGATTGCTAGAAACATCAAAACAAACCATAAAATAGAACAAATTTTGACCTCTAAAGCATTAGGTAGTATGTAAAAAACATATAGATCAGTGTAAAAAACATACCAGGGGCAATGTAGCCATAAGACCCTGCAATCACTGACATCGATTCAGCACAATGTATGAGCTTAGCCACCCCAAAGTCTGCGACTCTGGCTTCCATATCTCCGTCCAAAAGAATATTGCTTGGTTTCAAATCACGATGCACAACCACCGGGTCACAATCGTGGTGCAGGTAACAAATCCCTTGAGCCACCCCTAATGCGATCTTATACCTTGTGAACCAATCCCCAACCAAATTCTCACACTTGTTCTTTCCATGTAACAGATCATCCAAACTGCCATTAGGCATGTATTCATATAAAAGCATTGTACATTCCCTATTGCTGCAACAACCTAACAATCTCACAATATTCCGGTGCCTCACGTTTCCCAACACCTCCACCTCAGCAAACACACCTTTCCGCCTTCTCGTTGTCTCCTTGTGCTTTGCACGAAGCTTCTTAACTGCTATGACCTCGCCACTTGGCATTTCTGTTTTGTACACTGTCCCAGCTGAACCTGACCCGATAATCTTACCTGTCATGGATAAACTCTCTGCAACATCATCAGCACTGAAGTTTAACCGTTGGAAAGCCGTTAACTTCCACGGCCCGGTTTCCATTTCCTCTTCTACAAACCGCTTTTGGTACTTCGCTTGGAAGCACCGGATTCCAGCCACAAGAATAAAAAGCCCAACCCCAAATGCTGCAGCCATTATCCACATGACCGTTCCACCTGTTTTTTTCGGCTGACTTGGTTTCACCACGGGTTCATTTACTGTTCTACACGGCTTATGAATCACTTCACCACATAGTCCTTCATTTCCTGCAAACGAAGAAGGATGCAAACTCGAAAACGCAATGCCAGATGAAGGGACAGGCCCAGTAAGCTGATTATAAGACACATTGAATCCTTCCAAAGTTCGGGTACTGCCAAAACTTGAAGGAATCGTACCCGTGAGCAGATTGTGAGATAAATCAACTTCTGTAATTGATGGCAACGACGAAAACTCTAAAGGAATGATACCCGATATCAAATTACCTCGTAAGTTAAACGAAATGAGCTTCTCACAATGATCAATATCTGAAGGAATACTACCACTTAACTCATTCCCTTCCATTTCAATACTATAAATTTTCTTACACTTTCCAAATTTCGGAATCTGCCCTCTAAGTTTACTAAAACTCGCCGAAAATATCTGCAAACTTGGAGAATTCCATACATTATCTGGCAAAATATCTTCAAACGAATTCCCAGATACATTTAAGTACTCCAAATTAGGCCCATTGGTTAAATCAGGTGGAAATGGTCCAGTAAAATTATTATTACTCATATCCATGAAACTAATACTTGCCATATTACCAAAACCGATAGGAATAGATCCATTTAACATATTGTTTTGGATCCGAAACCTGTACAAAGAAGTACAATTGGCAAGAGACGTTGGAAGCCCGCCAGAAAACTTGTTTGAAAACAAAAGAACTTTTTCTAACAAATTGCCAGAACACAAATGAGATGGAATTGGCCCGGAGAGCAAGTTAGACGAAACATCCAGTCTTTGTACCTTAGAATTTGAGCCTAATTTTTGTGGCAAGCTTCCAGTGAGCGAATTGTTCCATAGGAACAAATATTCGAGTACTGGAAGCTCGCCTATTCCTTGAGGAATATTTCCACTCAAGTTATTATTCATGAGACTCAAACGCTTTAgatttttcaacaaagaaatttgTTCAGGTATGCTACCCGAAAAAAGATTATCTGAAAGATCAAGAATCTGAACAGATTGTAATTTTCCAATCTCAACAGGAATGTGACCATGAAGATTGTTTTTAAAAAGGTACAAAGTTTCTAgcttttttaaatttgtaacaCCAAGAGGAAACTCACCAGATATCTTGTTATTAGAAACATCAAGAAAAGATAAATtcgataaaaaagaaaaatgtatggGAATTTCGCTAGAAAATGCATTGTACCCGATTTCTAGATGTTCTAGAGATGTAACATGGCCTAATTCTGATGGAATTTGACCATGTAGATCATTTCCTGCTAAGCATaagaattttagtttttgaaatgAGCCATAAATTTTTGGGATTTCGCCTTCAAAGTAGCTTCCAGCTAGATTAAGATGCTCAAGAAATGCTAAACGAACGAATTCTGTTGGTAATGGGCCTGTAAAGCTGTTACTATAAGCATCAAAGTATTTAAGATACTTAAGTTTCGAAATCCCTGGTGGGAATTGTGAGCTAAGAAGATTATGATTGATATCTAGAGTTTGAAGAAATGGAAGATCAAACAATGTAGTTGGAAATGGCCCGGAAAATTGGTTCTTACTAATGTTTAAATAACGTAAACTCGTTAAGTAAATGATCTCTTTTGGAATGATACCTGAAAGGTTGCGGTTAGAGATATCTAAGGAGATGATTTGGTATGAATTTGGGTCGCATGTGACCCCGGACCAAGAACACCAAATGGGTTCTGTTCCGGGCTCAGATACTTCCCATTCTTGAAATGTGTTCAAAGGGTCTTTGAGAGATGACTTTAGAGAAAGAAGTGAAGCAAGTTGCGACGGAACAGCAGCTTCCGTCGCAACTTGTAAAAACAAGAGAAGGAGGAGGATGTAATGGTGATTCATGGtatgaagtttttgaaaatgtgatatggtggtggtgaatGTGGTGATTTTGGGTGAAGTTTAAAAAGGTGGTGAAATGAGATGGAAATGAAATTTAGTTTTTGAAAGTAAGAATGAAAAATGTAGGATTTTGATTGTTGTTGGTGGTGCTTTTTAGGAGTGGTGTAAGTGCAGAGGATGTTTCATGATGATTGTTATGTTGAGTGgggtttgttttgtttgtttgttttgttttttggtatgaaaataaagatatatagatatagaagcaCATAAGCCACGCCCTCCAACCGGTATgtcttctttctttcattttgaCTTTTGTTCACACACATTCTTGCTTTTCTTCTGTTTACTTTTCCTTTTACTAAAATCTGTATTTTATTATCAAGAAATGGTGGGAGAGTTTGCGTACTTTATATTGAGCTTAATGTTTATCACTAATTTCAAATTAATCACTAATTTGAGATGTGACCTTATATTGGGTTGACTTTAATAAAATTTACCattaaagataattataaaaaatttaaattttttcctAACACGGTATTGAGTATCGAAATCTTTTAGTTTGTTAGAGTACGTGTTAGTTTATGTGAAACACGTTCTATCACATGAATCGAgcaattttttcctttttcagatGATCGGCATGATGTGCTCATAAAAGTGTTAATCACAAGATACGTACAAGGGTTTTTTAACATGAGTTACATGTACTAAACAATAGAGATGCAaatataggttaaccggtttcggttattttttttattaactgaaaccggttttttttaacaaaaaaaaccgTTTAAGGTTAACCGGTACCGGTCAATAACCGGTTTGTACACTTAAAAACCTTAACCGATGTAACCGGTTTATGTTAataaaaaccggttaaccgatatAGGTTAACcaattttggtttttattaacTGAAGTAGAAGAAAATAGACAATATTTTAGGgtatgtaataaataaaataatatagatagataatagatatataggttaaccggttataggttaatatttattaaaaaaatcggTTATAAATTAACCGGTTAATAACtactttttgttttgaaagtaatGATCGATCCCTAACCTACGATTAATGGTAACCTATAACCGGTTTAATTTGTATGGTATCGGTTCCTAACCGGTTAGGTTAACCAGTTATTTATAGGTTAGATTAACCGGTTATTTTGTGCACCTCTACTAAACAATGTGATTACTACAATACAAAACAatgtaataatttatataaatatttacccCAAAAGCTTTTTGAAGATCTTTTAACATGAGTTTATGAAGTACaacttattaattttatatagtaaGTAAATATGTCATGTTTCCCTTGTGTGGTATAGTAGTAATAAagtatgaaaaatacatataaagttAACAATAAATATTTGTGTGCTAATAAGTGCAAATTAAATAGGGAATGAATTCAGGGAATGGATGACCGAAAGGTACATATGCATTGGGAAACATGAGAGTCATGTGTGACAAAGTAACCGTCTATCTTAGCTACTAATTTAATGGTGAACTTATTTTTCGTATCATATGTATACCATGCAATATATGTATCTTAAAACATTCTTATGTCACAGCTTTAAGGTTTCGTCTTTCACTAACCTTATATTAGGTCACGTAAAATATTTTCCTCTTTTGCTTCCTAATAAATACGTACTCCTTATCTTTTTCCAGGGTTGTTAAAAACCATTACTATATAGAGTTTGTAAAAGTAAATTTGAAAGAATTAATAGTGGTATCATTTTGTCAAGCTTAGAATTGTTTCACTTTATTGAAATGAGTCTTTTTCTTAGATTACTGTCTACAAAGACATCAGTTACTTTTAGAATATTCTAATGCGTGTTATTTATAGTCCATACTACGAATAACACAATCCTGTATAGACTTATCACTCAAAATTAGTAGTAATAGTTACTTTTACTTGTCATAAAaaaatacacatacatatatatataaattcaaactTTACACataattgtaattattattgtaCTTTGTTTCATTCTTGTAATCTTTAGGCATCTAGCACTTTACTAGTGGtctttgatttttatatattgctgtttaaaaaagaaaatgtaagcATTGTTAATTTTTTACCAGTTTTTGTTCATTGTTGTACTCCGTATATGGTTATCTGTCCATCAAATGCTTTAAAATTAGCGTTATGTACTTTAACTCTTTGAGAAAACAAATACCCTTTATCAAAGAAGTTGCCTCAAAAAGTATGTTTCAAAAATTATTCATCGAATAAGACTTGCGGGTCTTTAGGCATTGCTTTTAAGCAATATTACATCATTGTGTTAATTGTAAAAGTATATTTCACTAGATTTTATACCATAAACTCAAATATTGATCGGTAGTATTTGGAATTTGGATCTTATTTAATTTGATGGTAGATAGGATGTCATATTTGTCACTATTTTTTCTCATCATTATACTTCCAAATAGAAATGCCACTTTTCTCATATCCATTTTCGCATAATATTACTTTAAAACACAATTCGCTAAAACAATATGGAATGTAAAAGAAAACCCACAAAAATAATAGTTTGCACGCACATGACATAAAATATGATTAATCTAAATGCTTGTTGACATTAAGATAAAATGAAAGTGAGGTTGACCAGTATATTTGCTTGATATTCATGAAAACTTTGATTTTTAGCAATACTTCTGATTCCAAAATAAATTGCATCAAAGCCTGTGTGAATGTTGGGATAATTAAAGTTACCAAAATACGCGAACTTTTACTTTGGAAACGAAAATTAAATGTTTTGGAAAAGTGCCATTAACATATTACACAAAAACATGTAactttgtatataattttttataatatatatatatatatatatatatatatattgaacaacagtggtgattggactcagtgGCATGTCTCTTCATCGTCCGgatcgtccggtagagatcgaccacgtaaCTAACACAGTCAATCGGAAGGTATGACaggcggtggaagtcccactaccgtaCTGGAGGAAATTAGATAATGCTAGAGAAAACTCCCATGCTCCACCTCATTGTCAAAAACTTCCCAATATGCCTTTTAAAGGTTTTGAACTCGTGACCAAtatttggctgaaagacataagagacattaaatataatttttgttttgaagtGTAGACatttgtgaaaaaaacaaaaaaatgctTGTAGATTTTTGCCTCTCAATAATACACATCAAAATTCCAGTTTGTTAGAGTGGAGCATTAAGGGAATATCCCTCCTCCATTCCTTGCATGACACGTGTCTAACACTAATCATAAGGAGCATTCTTTCCATTCATTAGGAGTAGAACATTTCATTAAGAGGCATtcccttatttttttattttttatttttattcttatacATCTAAAACATTTCAATGCTTGCTTCCCACTTGTCAAAAAGTCAGAGAAagtcaggaaaaaaaaaaaaagaagaagaagaggaaagcCCGTTCAAAATCAGAAGGGAGATAGAAAAACTGGACGGGAATGCCCCTTGGGGCCAAAGAGGGCATTCCGGGGGCATTCCAATCATTGCAATACCCATTTGAGAGGCTATTCCGTTCGGTCTTATAGTCGACTCATCAAAACATTAAACTATTTTTAAGTCCAATAATAACACACATACTCATACACCTAAAAAAACCATTAATAGGGACATATCGAAGCTAACAAACGGGCCTCCTGCCCTCCTAGCTAGCTAGCCAAAGCCCCAGCAATGACAATACGAGGGTTGATGTATTGGGGAGCAAATTTCCCACACACAAGGGCGGTTCTTTATAGGGGGCCGTGGGGGCCCGGGCCACCACCGTCTTTTAGATTAGTAGTGCTAGTATACCTGTATTTCGTTCGAaaaattttatgtatattatgtCGGCCCCCaggaattattattttttttattttatttgtcatgtttaatgaatttaataGTCCAATAAACTtaacctttttagtttttataccATACGGTTCACTTAGtccattaataatttttatgttttaggccttgtctttgtctttttttttagtttcaataACTAAGGTGAGTTTAAATAATTACAGAAATAGTAGGTTTGATTCTTTACTTGACGAAGTGACCTTTTTATATAACAAGCATCAAGTAGAGATGCCGGATATGAAAGCTCCATATATATCTACTCGATTTTGGCCTCGTAAAAATATCTTCATGTCACATTTTAACATTACTTCCGAGTAGATTTGTTTACGGCCACATTGGATATTCAAATACATGAGTTGGATAGTAGATTTATTCAAAAAACTTAAAGATTGTAACACAACCTTGTAACTCTAGTGCCCAACACACTCCTTTTGTCTTGGTATTTTCATAAGTATAtgtagttttttgtttgttaaaaactatgtattggtaatttgaataaaaaactcgaaatattagtattattttttacttgacccgacccgacccaTAAACATGACCCTAATATAATACTCGGATACAaagctggaaaaaaaaaaaaaaatggcctCCATCGTTAAAAGTTTCAAGATCCACACAACCACACTATGGTCTTAGAGGTTTGAAGAATGCGGGTGGGACCAAGCCTACACATTGAAAATGGTTTGGTTTGTTTTGTAAAATTGTGtcaatgtatatatagatgtaaatGGAAATATAAACATTGAAAGCCTGATACTACTACTTCGTATTTTGTATGTCATATGACATTGTGACATATGACATTGTGACGTGTGACCCGCCCAAGTCCCATGTTGTTTTTCGAATCTTTCCACTTATCATcacatatttttcatttttcatatatatttgttgaaaaATAGTACGTagtgatttttattaaataattatttataattataatatgaaAGAGTTATTGAAAAAGATACTTAAAATTCAATTTTGACAAAAGAACTTTGAATTTATGGATGTTTACAAAAGAGTGTGAAATCCAATTTctaatatttaagggaatactTACATGATGCAACGACAATAATGATAGCGGCAGCGAGTAACATAAACTATTGATtcaaaagttattgatgtaaaaaggaGTAGTGCGGTTCTATTATGAGTTGtagatgttatatataaatgaactttataaaaactattataagtatatcaaattaaagtgtttaaaataatgaataaagaTGAAGAGCATTTTATGTAATTCAGCTTCTTTTTTCAGCAATTTGGGGAGGCTTGAAAAACtttatatagtattatagaTGTATATAAATATGCCGGTACATGGTGTATTAGATTAAGAAACACTTTTTAAAAcgactaaaaaaaataattatttctatctttattaaaataataaaattccaTCTAAATTGAAATGTGTTGAAACCCACATAAGTGTCCTTGTGACCAGCATGCGTTCAAATCTTGgtgcattttttatttttatttttatcacaatttaaatgtgtttttttttttttttacttttgatgtcttcttttttttttttttacttttgaattttttttccgtaactttgaccgtaaattatttcatgtttattatataataattgatgtaaaatatatgaataggttgagttttataaatatttttcattgatataactttcattaggtattatattatacaaacaaaattacttatggtcaaagttaaaaaaaaaaatactcggaaagtcaaattttgatatttaaattgagacggaaggagtattatatatgaaaaatatactACGAGTAATTTGATTATATCTATTGAATTTTGTtgtaatttatatctatacttctaaatctatatctatacttttatataaaaagaatgatcctttttatttttggaaattttGAAAGTTATTCTGTGCAATATGACATAAATACCCCTACGTAACATGAGAGAAACACCCCCTTTCATTTATTCTAAATCATTCACTTTCACTAATTTTAGCAATTCCactaatatacctaaaatacccttaatgaaataaattacatcATCAGTTTCTAacctcttaaaataactataattaataaagtaactcccaatgccgtcttctacAGGTTTGGAGTCCTAATACCGACTTCGACGGTGTGTGGGAGAGGTTGAGATATAAACAGCCTTACCCTTATCAAAGATATATAGACTACTTTCatgttctaccataggtagattAGGACCTCTaaccttgctgggcatgaggattgATCCCTTGACCTATGTCTCAAGAGGCAAGGGCTGCAACCACTAATCCAACCCAGCTggttaaatttatatcaatagCCTACATTACTTATCGACACCACCATCAGTCGTTGCCGCCACCCGTCACCACCACATTCCCACCGTCGCATTGCACGTACACCATAATAATCTTGTATGAGTATTTATGTTgaagtattataaatatatatttttaagatgaTTAGAAAAAGGACAAACCTATTAATGATTATATCACATTTTTGTTACGgggaaaatttataaaaaaagtaatcTTTTTGCACAAAATTCATAATAagggaacctatttagttttcatcTATTAAAAAAGATCTGTTGTTTTTATTTGGTAAAGTGAGTTTCGATTAAGACgtgttggagacaattttaaccagaaAATTTTTGGACCTCCAACTCCTTTCTCATGGAAAATTCCTTTGAGATGAGGACCCCAAGACTGGAACCTGGGACCTTAGGTAAACTCACTCTCGAGACCCACATATAAAAACTTTGCAATGAAAAGAATGTCGTTAATTTTTAACGCCAGTCCTCCGTTAaatgtcacgtcattaaaaattGCGTACGTGGACTCTGGCTGAAAGTGAAAATCTCTCGGTGTAACACAACATTACAACAGCCTGTATCTAGTTGCGTTTTAatcctttatgttttaaatgaCTTGTTTATCCATTATTGAACGCCAACGGCTTTGCAACTTGAAGGATGGTGATGAGACCTAGTGTCCAGGGcgtaacaaaggacaaatggactAGCATTTGTTGACAAACTAGCTAGTATTTCGATCATTGTATGCAGTTTCAATGACCAAGTAGACAAGCAGGGATACAAAAAAGATCAATCTGTTGACTGGATCAAAGTGTATGGAACTCAAGTACAAATATGAGTTTGAAATATATGAGTATATAAAGAATCGATCTTGACTCTAATTTTCTGTCTAGCTTTTCGAATCCATTGCGTGTACTCATTGTCAAGttttatgtatatctatatataggtTTAGACGTTGAGCTTCAATAGAGCTTATTttatcaaatatgttatttgaaCTGGATTAAATGCTTTATCAAAGCATAGATATTTATAGTTATTTGAATCCAAGAACTAAGCTTAAATCTTTTGCCAACGTGGCTTAAGCTAGCATTTATAGGTTAGACGCTAGA includes the following:
- the LOC122586095 gene encoding leucine-rich repeat receptor-like protein kinase TDR; translation: MNHHYILLLLLFLQVATEAAVPSQLASLLSLKSSLKDPLNTFQEWEVSEPGTEPIWCSWSGVTCDPNSYQIISLDISNRNLSGIIPKEIIYLTSLRYLNISKNQFSGPFPTTLFDLPFLQTLDINHNLLSSQFPPGISKLKYLKYFDAYSNSFTGPLPTEFVRLAFLEHLNLAGSYFEGEIPKIYGSFQKLKFLCLAGNDLHGQIPSELGHVTSLEHLEIGYNAFSSEIPIHFSFLSNLSFLDVSNNKISGEFPLGVTNLKKLETLYLFKNNLHGHIPVEIGKLQSVQILDLSDNLFSGSIPEQISLLKNLKRLSLMNNNLSGNIPQGIGELPVLEYLFLWNNSLTGSLPQKLGSNSKVQRLDVSSNLLSGPIPSHLCSGNLLEKVLLFSNKFSGGLPTSLANCTSLYRFRIQNNMLNGSIPIGFGNMASISFMDMSNNNFTGPFPPDLTNGPNLEYLNVSGNSFEDILPDNVWNSPSLQIFSASFSKLRGQIPKFGKCKKIYSIEMEGNELSGSIPSDIDHCEKLISFNLRGNLISGIIPLEFSSLPSITEVDLSHNLLTGTIPSSFGSTRTLEGFNVSYNQLTGPVPSSGIAFSSLHPSSFAGNEGLCGEVIHKPCRTVNEPVVKPSQPKKTGGTVMWIMAAAFGVGLFILVAGIRCFQAKYQKRFVEEEMETGPWKLTAFQRLNFSADDVAESLSMTGKIIGSGSAGTVYKTEMPSGEVIAVKKLRAKHKETTRRRKGVFAEVEVLGNVRHRNIVRLLGCCSNRECTMLLYEYMPNGSLDDLLHGKNKCENLVGDWFTRYKIALGVAQGICYLHHDCDPVVVHRDLKPSNILLDGDMEARVADFGVAKLIHCAESMSVIAGSYGYIAPEYAYTLQVDEKSDIYSFGVLLMELISGKRSVDSEFGEGNSIVDWVRSRIKSKDGTNEVLDNNAGGSCNLVKEEMLCILKIAMLCTSRNPADRPSMRDVVTMLQEAKPKRKSPDDCGRMVVNGGGKPQPPKANV